A single genomic interval of Helianthus annuus cultivar XRQ/B chromosome 13, HanXRQr2.0-SUNRISE, whole genome shotgun sequence harbors:
- the LOC110900991 gene encoding uncharacterized protein LOC110900991, with product MANARQTVHQQATQGFTGLASPITVPPIVSENSWQIPSYAMQAITNSIQFHGREDKDAPAHINRFSCILATFSLHGAPNDATYLQLFPFSLAGRAATWLDSQPTGTFTTWAGLLQAFLNKYFPPAKASRLRDQIHSFRMEPDEPYYLAWACFQNLCARCSQHGLSDWALCEKFYNGLTQETRDRFDTNEGGHMMGILTVAECLERFEAFAQSQSQSRSDQRYQSGNSNTTTSTPARGVNHVTMDPSLAAVLENMSRELKEIKAKVDKCEYCRGGHDTSACPLLIAEEQVDFVGGGQGRGQPSGFGTNNFGSGWHNNNNNFASNNNFRSNGPPGFQIAQNPNRGLGSLFGGGSNGQVNDGGSSSQVQTGQGSSYDLGGSLERMESMMSQLIVRDQTTQKKLSEHGLMLKNHQAAFQDLQRVVGDMSRKLEERLPGQFAGNTQPNPNAHVKAITTRSGKTVGNPSVEERVVDEDGDIVDEKIGMEAPGKVQSRLRPASTAQPGESQGEKRVEKPPVDVRPSPLVNHAYVPFPSRLKNKKYSREYGQFLDIFKQLKINLPFIEALQSMPKYAKFLKDLLRNKEKLGELSNVPLHGGCSAVVSNQLPEKLADPGVFTIPCLFGSNTNTRALADLGASINLMPFSLYEKLDLGELSPTRMTLSLADRSVKHPRGIVENLLVKVDKFVFPADFVILDMEADENVPLILGRPFLNTAKALIDVFLGTITLRAGEKSVIFKVMNSRGSSDKVEAVSSVGECEKDEKDEEKVISDPSLEKVTGLKCGDPPDRRVEELEE from the coding sequence ATGGCCAACGCTAGGCAGACCGTTCACCAACAAGCCACCCAAGGCTTCACTGGTCTTGCGTCACCCATTACTGTTCCACCTATAGTTAGCGAGAACTCATGGCAGATTCCATCTTATGCCATGCAAGCCATCACCAATAGCATCCAGTTCCACGGTCGCGAGGACAAGGACGCACCGGCCCACATAAACCGGTTCTCCTGTATTCTCGCTACTTTTAGCCTTCATGGAGCCCCAAATGATGCCACTTACCTTCAGCTCTTCCCGTTTTCATTAGCCGGCCGTGCGGCTACTTGGTTGGACTCTCAACCAACCGGTACCTTCACCACATGGGCGGGGCTTCTTCAAGCCTTTTTGAATAAGTATTTCCCACCCGCTAAAGCCTCACGTCTTAGAGACCAAATCCACTCTTTTCGCATGGAGCCCGACGAGCCTTACTACCTTGCTTGGGCGTGTTTCCAAAACCTTTGTGCTCGTTGCTCCCAGCATGGTCTTTCCGATTGGGCTTTATGTGAGAAATTCTATAACGGTCTCACCCAAGAGACTCGTGATAGGTTTGATACTAATGAGGGGGGGCATATGATGGGTATTCTTACAGTTGCTGAGTGTTTAGAGCGTTTTGAGGCATTTGCTCAGTCTCAATCCCAATCACGATCCGATCAGCGGTATCAAAGTGGTAATTCGAATACCACTACTAGTACGCCCGCCCGAGGGGTGAACCATGTCACCATGGATCCTAGTTTAGCCGCTGTATTGGAAAACATGTCTAGGGAACTTAAGGAAATTAAGGCTAAGGTAGACAAATGTGAGTATTGTCGAGGGGGTCACGACACGAGTGCGTGCCCACTGCTAATAGCTGAGGAGCAAGTCGATTTTGTAGGAGGGGGTCAAGGTAGAGGTCAACCTAGTGGGTTTGGTACTAATAACTTTGGTTCGGGTTggcataataataataataattttgctTCTAACAACAATTTTCGCTCAAACGGACCCCCTGGttttcaaatagctcaaaatccaaATAGGGGTTTAGGTTCACTCTTTGGTGGTGGTTCAAATGGGCAGGTTAATGATGGGGGGTCAAGTAGTCAGGTTCAAACAGGTCAAGGGTCAAGCTATGATCTTGGGGGTAGTCTAGAAAGGATGGAGTCCATGATGAGTCAATTAATTGTTAGGGATCAAACCACCCAAAAGAAACTTAGCGAACATGGCCTTATGCTTAAGAATCACCAAGCTGCTTTCCAAGACCTTCAAAGGGTTGTAGGTGATATGTCTAGGAAGTTAGAGGAGAGATTACCCGGTCAGTTTGCGGGTAACACCCAACCGAACCCGAATGCTCATGTAAAGGCCATTACCACCCGTAGTGGCAAAACCGTAGGGAACCCGAGCGTAGAGGAGAGAGTAGTCGATGAGGATGGAGATATTGTAGACGAAAAGATAGGGATGGAGGCTCCCGGTAAAGTGCAATCGAGGTTgcgcccagcaagtaccgcacagccCGGTGAGTCTCAAGGTGAGAAGAGAGTAGAGAAACCTCCCGTGGATGTTAGGCCTTCGCCTTTAGTGAACCATGCGTATGTCCCGTTCCCTTCCCGTCTTAAGAATAAAAAATACTCGAGGGAATACGGGCAGTTCTTAGACATCTTCAAGCAATTGAAGATTAATCTTCCTTTTATCGAGGCACTCCAGTCCATGCCTAAATATGCGAAATTTCTAAAGGACCTTCTTAGGAATAAGGAGAAGTTAGGGGAGTTGTCGAATGTCCCATTGCATGGAGGATGTTCGGCCGTTGTCTCAAATCAGCTTCCCGAAAAGCTTGCCGATCCCGGTGTTTTCACAATTCCTTGTCTGTTCGGTAGTAACACTAATACTAGAGCTTTAGCCGACCTAGGTGCTAGCATCAATTTGATGCCCTTTTCTCTCTACGAAAAGCTAGACTTAGGCGAGCTTTCACCCACCCGAATGACATTATCCTTAGCTGATAGATCCGTGAAACACCCTAGGGGTATAGTCGAGAATTTGCTTGTTAAGGTGGACAAGTTCGTTTTTCCGGCTGACTTCGTCATTCTCGACATGGAAGCCGATGAAAACGTACCGTTAATCTTAGGACGCCCGTTCTTGAACACCGCTAAAGCTCTCATAGATGTCTTTTTAGGCACCATCACACTTAGAGCGGGCGAGAAATCGGTAATTTTTAAGGTTATGAATTCGAGAGGGTCAAGCGATAAAGTGGAGGCGGTATCATCAGTAGGGGAGTGTGAGAAGGACGAGAAAGATGAGGAGAAGGTCATAAGTGATCCGAGTCTAGAGAAGGTGACAGgactcaagtgtggggatccaCCGGATAGGAGAGTAGAAGAATTAGAGGAGTGA